From the genome of Deltaproteobacteria bacterium:
AGTCCGGTCTGCCGGCCCGAGACGGGTAATGTCCTTCCCTTTAAACAGGATCTTTCCGGAGGTGGGTTTGTACTGGCCGCTGATGAGATTGAACAGCGTGGTCTTTCCCGCCCCGTTGGGTCCGATGAGGGACTTGAGGCAGAACGGCGCCACCTTGAGGTTGACCCTGTCCACGGCAACATTGCCACCAAAACGGATGGTCAGGTCCCTGGTTTCGATAATCGGTGAATGGTCCATTCCGTTCCCCCGTGTCTGGATGCTGGGTTCTGGATACTTGATACTGGTTTCTCGTTACTGGTTAGTGGATACCGCTTCTTGGTTTCTATCCTGCTTTCAGCTTTGAGCCTTGAGCTTTCACCCTGTTACTCGTTACTCGGTGCTCGTTACTGGTCGGAGCGAAGCGGAGATCCCGCGTTACGCGGGATTGCTGGCAGGGGGCTCACCCTCTGACCCTCTCAACTTCTCACCTTCTTCTTCCGACCTCTGGTTGCTTGCCGCCGGTTACGCGTTCCTGCCTACTGCCTACTGCCTGCTCCCACCCAAGGCCTCCCTCGGTCTGGGAGGCGCCGGGTGGGGCTTGCCGGGTTATTTCTTGTTCCGGATGGGAATATCCATATCCTTCCAGGTCAACTCTTCCACCAGCTCGGGGATGGCCCACTTGACATCGGGATCCACCTTGATCTTAAAGGCGTACATGGACTGGAGGGCCTGGTGATCCTCGGGCCGAAAGACCATTTCGCCCTTGGGGGTCTGGAAGTGCATCCCTTCCATGGCGGTAATCAATTTTTCCGTGTCCGTGCCTCCGGCCTTCTCGAGTCCCGAGACCACGGCCACGGCCGCTGCAAATCCGCCGCAGGTAAAGAAGTCGGGCGGGGCATTGAAGCGTTTCATGTGTTCCTTCACAAACCAGTCATTTATCTCGTTTTTTGGAATCTCATAATAGTAGTAGATGGCCCCTTTCATCCCTTCCAGGGGTTTGTACAGGGCCAGGGCGGCCAGGATGTTTCCGCCGGTGCTGATCTTGATGCCGTATTTTTCATCCAGCTTCATCTGGGCGATCTTGAAGGGGTTCCCCTTGCCCGCCCAGATAATGAAGATATACTTGTCGCCTTCTTTATCTTTCATGGCCTGGATGATCCGCTGTACCGGCGCGGTGAAATCATTGGTGTTGATGGGCGCATATTCCTCATGCACCACCTTGGCTCCCTTGGCCTCAGCGGCCTCCTTGTAGGCCTTGACCCCGTCGCGGCCGAAGGCGTAGTCCTGGGCCAGGGTGGCGATGATCACTCCGGGTTTGGCGATGGCGACCGCATTGGAGATGGCGTCCTGGGAGGAGTTGCGGCCGGTGCGGAAGATATACCGGTTCCAGTCCTCGCCCGTGATGGAATCCGCCACCGCCGGTTCAA
Proteins encoded in this window:
- a CDS encoding substrate-binding domain-containing protein, which encodes MDARKAAGVLLAVCLVLGGLSTGAMAADPIKIAQVVSVTGPLEVYAKQSTTGFEMGLEYATKGTMKVLGRPIQVITKDTQGKPEVGKQMLTEAFKDDQVDLAVGGVSSAVAKAMLPVAEEFKKILIVEPAVADSITGEDWNRYIFRTGRNSSQDAISNAVAIAKPGVIIATLAQDYAFGRDGVKAYKEAAEAKGAKVVHEEYAPINTNDFTAPVQRIIQAMKDKEGDKYIFIIWAGKGNPFKIAQMKLDEKYGIKISTGGNILAALALYKPLEGMKGAIYYYYEIPKNEINDWFVKEHMKRFNAPPDFFTCGGFAAAVAVVSGLEKAGGTDTEKLITAMEGMHFQTPKGEMVFRPEDHQALQSMYAFKIKVDPDVKWAIPELVEELTWKDMDIPIRNKK